One region of Trinickia violacea genomic DNA includes:
- a CDS encoding efflux RND transporter permease subunit, whose product MNARDHENARDDVRISTGDGSSADATGFNLSAWALRHQQLVIFLIGLATLFGVIGYTKLAQSEDPPFTFRTMVIKTYWPGATASEVQEQITDRIGRQLQAAPYVDNIKSYSRPGESMIFFAMKDSAPVKEVPETWYQVRKKVGDIQATLPKGTVGPFFNDEFGDVYTNVYALEGDGFSPAQLHDYADKFRTVLLRVPGVAKVDYFGDPDQHIFVEISNAQLTRLAMTPQQLAQAIDAQNAVAPVGTITTADDRVFVRPSGAFKNEQALADMLITVNKRSFRLGDIATIQRGYDDPPVTQMRVGGQAALGIGVTMQKGGDVIDLGKALDAKTAELQASLPAGLKLSAVSSMPHAVKHSVDDFVEAVGEAVAIVLVVSLISLGLRTGMVVVITIPIVLAVTALCMHLFGIGLDKVSLGTLVLALGLLVDDAIIAVEMMAVKIEQGWSRLRAAAFAYTSTAFPMLTGTLVTVSGFLPIALAKSSTGEYTRSIFEVSAIALIVSWFAAVVLVPLLGFHLLPEHQRHGSDVHGHEHDVYNTAFYRRLSGWVGWCIDRRWAVLGVTVVLFAIAMAAFTRVPQQFFPNSERPELLVDLRLPEGASFEATLREAKRLEKVLDGKPEIEHFVDFVGTGAPRFYLPLDQQLQQPNFAQFVVTAKDVETREQLMHWLDAKLEKDFSGVRTRVARLENGPPVGFPIKFRVSGDDIATVHAIAEAVAEKTRADSRTRNVQFDWDEPAERSISFEIDQNRARQLGVTSEDVSSFLAMTLSGYTVTQYRERDKLIDVDLRAPRSERVNPAQLTSLAMPTPNGPVPLGSLGNVRDALEYGVIWERDRQPTITVQADVRGDAQGIDVTRDIDRALAAERATLPVGYRIDVGGAVEESVKGQTSINAEMPLMIIAVLTLLMIQLKNFSRTFIVVLTAPLGLIGVVTALLLFGKPFGFVALLGVIAMFGIIMRNSVILVDQIDQDIAAGHARFDAIIGATVRRFRPIMLTAAAAVLALIPLLRSGFFGPMATALMGGITVATLLTVFFLPALYATCFRVRRDERGTQPLVAEHTEV is encoded by the coding sequence ATGAACGCACGCGACCATGAAAACGCGCGCGACGACGTGCGCATCAGTACTGGCGACGGCTCGAGCGCTGACGCAACGGGTTTTAATCTGTCTGCGTGGGCGTTGCGGCACCAGCAACTGGTGATATTCCTGATTGGGCTCGCCACGCTGTTCGGCGTGATTGGCTACACCAAACTCGCGCAATCGGAAGATCCGCCGTTCACGTTCCGCACAATGGTCATCAAGACCTACTGGCCGGGCGCAACGGCCAGCGAAGTGCAGGAGCAGATCACCGACCGGATCGGCCGCCAGTTGCAGGCGGCGCCGTATGTCGACAACATCAAGAGCTACTCGCGGCCCGGCGAGTCAATGATCTTCTTCGCAATGAAGGACTCGGCACCGGTCAAGGAAGTGCCCGAGACCTGGTACCAGGTGCGCAAGAAAGTTGGCGACATCCAGGCGACGCTCCCCAAGGGAACGGTGGGGCCGTTCTTCAACGACGAGTTCGGCGACGTCTATACGAACGTCTACGCGCTCGAAGGCGACGGCTTTTCGCCCGCGCAACTGCACGACTACGCGGACAAGTTCCGCACCGTGCTGCTGCGGGTGCCCGGTGTCGCGAAGGTCGACTACTTCGGCGATCCCGATCAGCACATCTTCGTCGAAATTTCGAACGCGCAACTCACGCGGCTAGCCATGACGCCGCAGCAACTCGCTCAGGCGATCGACGCGCAGAACGCCGTTGCGCCTGTCGGTACCATCACGACAGCGGATGACCGCGTGTTCGTGCGGCCAAGCGGCGCATTCAAGAACGAGCAGGCGCTCGCCGACATGCTGATCACCGTGAACAAGCGGTCGTTTCGCCTGGGCGACATTGCGACGATCCAGCGCGGCTATGACGATCCGCCCGTGACGCAGATGCGGGTCGGCGGCCAGGCTGCGCTCGGCATCGGTGTGACGATGCAAAAGGGCGGCGACGTGATCGACCTCGGCAAGGCGCTCGACGCCAAGACGGCAGAACTTCAGGCTTCGCTGCCGGCGGGCCTGAAGCTCTCGGCCGTGTCGAGCATGCCGCACGCGGTGAAGCATTCGGTCGATGACTTCGTGGAGGCGGTCGGAGAAGCCGTGGCCATCGTGCTAGTCGTGAGCCTCATCTCGCTCGGTCTGCGCACCGGCATGGTCGTGGTGATCACGATCCCGATCGTGCTCGCGGTCACGGCGCTGTGCATGCATCTGTTTGGCATCGGTTTGGACAAGGTATCACTCGGTACGCTCGTGCTCGCGCTGGGGCTGCTGGTCGACGACGCGATCATTGCCGTCGAGATGATGGCCGTGAAGATCGAACAGGGCTGGAGCCGCCTGCGTGCGGCGGCCTTCGCCTATACCAGTACGGCTTTTCCGATGCTGACCGGCACGTTGGTCACGGTCTCGGGCTTTCTGCCGATCGCGCTCGCCAAATCGAGCACCGGTGAGTACACGCGATCGATCTTCGAGGTGTCGGCTATCGCGCTGATCGTTTCGTGGTTCGCCGCGGTCGTGCTGGTGCCGTTGCTAGGCTTCCACCTGCTGCCGGAGCATCAACGCCACGGGAGCGATGTGCATGGCCACGAGCACGACGTGTACAACACGGCCTTTTACCGGCGTCTGTCGGGCTGGGTCGGCTGGTGTATCGACCGCCGCTGGGCCGTGCTCGGCGTCACGGTCGTGCTGTTCGCGATCGCGATGGCGGCGTTCACGCGCGTGCCGCAGCAGTTCTTCCCGAACTCGGAGCGGCCGGAATTGCTGGTTGACCTGCGGTTGCCGGAGGGCGCCTCGTTCGAAGCGACGCTGCGTGAAGCGAAGCGCCTCGAGAAAGTGCTCGACGGCAAGCCGGAAATCGAGCATTTCGTCGACTTCGTGGGCACCGGCGCGCCGCGTTTCTACCTTCCGCTCGACCAGCAGCTTCAGCAGCCGAACTTCGCGCAGTTCGTCGTTACCGCGAAAGACGTCGAGACGCGCGAACAGCTGATGCACTGGCTCGACGCGAAACTGGAGAAGGACTTCTCCGGAGTTCGCACGCGCGTCGCCCGCCTCGAAAACGGGCCGCCCGTCGGCTTTCCGATCAAGTTCCGCGTGAGCGGCGACGACATCGCGACCGTGCACGCCATTGCGGAAGCGGTCGCAGAAAAGACCCGCGCCGACTCGCGCACGCGCAACGTCCAGTTCGACTGGGACGAGCCCGCTGAACGGTCAATCTCATTCGAGATCGACCAGAACCGCGCGCGTCAGCTTGGCGTCACGTCCGAGGACGTCTCCAGCTTCCTCGCGATGACGCTGTCCGGCTACACGGTCACGCAGTACCGCGAGCGCGACAAACTGATCGACGTCGACCTGCGCGCCCCCAGGAGCGAGCGCGTCAACCCCGCACAGCTCACGAGCCTCGCCATGCCGACGCCGAACGGCCCGGTGCCGCTCGGCTCGCTTGGAAACGTGCGCGACGCGCTGGAATACGGCGTGATCTGGGAACGCGACCGCCAGCCGACCATCACGGTGCAGGCGGACGTGCGCGGCGACGCGCAGGGCATCGACGTCACGCGCGACATCGACCGTGCGCTCGCGGCCGAGCGCGCCACGCTGCCGGTCGGCTACCGGATCGACGTGGGCGGTGCGGTGGAGGAGAGCGTGAAAGGCCAGACATCGATCAACGCGGAAATGCCGCTGATGATCATCGCGGTGCTCACGCTGCTGATGATCCAGCTCAAGAACTTCTCGCGCACCTTTATTGTCGTGCTGACCGCGCCGCTGGGCCTGATCGGTGTGGTGACTGCGCTGCTGCTGTTCGGCAAGCCGTTCGGCTTCGTCGCGCTGCTGGGCGTGATCGCGATGTTCGGCATCATCATGCGCAACTCCGTGATTCTCGTCGACCAGATCGATCAGGACATTGCGGCCGGGCACGCGCGCTTCGACGCGATCATCGGCGCGACGGTGCGGCGTTTCAGGCCGATCATGCTGACCGCCGCCGCCGCCGTTCTCGCACTGATACCACTGCTTCGCTCGGGCTTCTTCGGCCCCATGGCGACCGCGCTGATGGGCGGCATCACCGTCGCCACGTTGCTGACGGTGTTCTTTCTGCCGGCGCTCTATGCGACCTGCTTCAGGGTCCGGCGCGACGAACGCGGAACGCAACCGCTCGTCGCCGAGCATACGGAGGTTTGA
- a CDS encoding efflux transporter outer membrane subunit, whose translation MKSFTYRTSVLAVAAALSIAACSFGPSSEAPAMPSPEHYGAQTQPSKTVTAGGVAQTFDVGATAAPQWWRMYRSDALDALVDEGLRDSPNLAATQRTLAAAQEQLRAQVGASTLPSIDSAVQVERARAPVVPGVGPEQVQYNFFAGQVFAHYTFDLFGQTRYTNSASAARVHVQAFELEASRRALTANIVASVINVASLDRQIALTERLVEVSNATANEDEQRFALGSVSRAQMLESKQNAASIAATLPALRQQRACAVHALAVLIGRTPDNAPSVPDLDSLALPVNVPVAVPSDLLRSRPDIQAADAAVKAAAADVGAATAQMFPSLSLTAAMGRGGFSWPAVFSGAGGLWALGAAMSQPIFHGGALFAERRASIDAYDAAVLHYKSTVLSAFQDVANSLAALDNDAQTLTSADVAADAAHAAFDDTASRHRMGALPSSATHASESRYLNAQIGSVRAASQRMSDTAALFQAMGELPVAQQTAASTQ comes from the coding sequence ATGAAGAGCTTTACCTATAGGACTTCCGTGCTGGCGGTGGCTGCCGCACTGAGCATCGCGGCTTGCTCGTTTGGGCCGAGCAGCGAAGCGCCAGCGATGCCTTCGCCGGAGCATTACGGCGCGCAGACGCAGCCGTCGAAAACCGTGACGGCCGGTGGCGTCGCGCAGACATTCGATGTCGGCGCAACCGCGGCCCCCCAATGGTGGCGCATGTACCGTTCCGACGCGCTGGATGCGCTCGTCGACGAGGGCCTGCGCGACAGCCCGAACCTCGCGGCAACCCAGCGCACGCTCGCGGCCGCGCAAGAGCAACTGCGCGCGCAGGTCGGCGCATCGACGCTGCCGTCGATCGACAGCGCCGTGCAGGTCGAGCGCGCCCGCGCGCCCGTCGTGCCGGGAGTCGGACCGGAGCAGGTGCAATACAACTTCTTCGCCGGTCAGGTGTTCGCGCATTACACGTTCGACCTGTTCGGCCAGACGCGTTACACGAACTCGGCAAGCGCTGCGCGTGTGCACGTGCAGGCATTCGAACTGGAGGCGTCGCGGCGCGCGCTTACCGCCAACATCGTCGCGAGCGTGATCAATGTCGCGTCTCTCGACCGGCAGATCGCGCTCACCGAGCGGCTCGTGGAAGTGTCCAATGCCACCGCGAACGAGGACGAGCAGCGCTTCGCGCTCGGGTCGGTCTCCCGCGCCCAAATGCTCGAATCGAAACAGAATGCGGCGTCGATCGCCGCGACGCTGCCTGCACTGCGGCAGCAACGCGCTTGCGCGGTCCATGCGCTGGCGGTGCTGATCGGCCGCACGCCGGATAACGCGCCGAGCGTGCCGGATCTCGACAGTCTCGCGCTGCCCGTGAACGTGCCCGTCGCGGTGCCTTCGGACCTGTTGCGTTCGCGCCCGGACATCCAGGCAGCGGACGCCGCCGTCAAGGCCGCCGCGGCCGACGTCGGCGCCGCGACGGCGCAGATGTTCCCGAGCCTGTCGCTCACGGCCGCGATGGGGCGCGGCGGCTTCAGCTGGCCGGCGGTGTTCTCGGGCGCGGGCGGCCTGTGGGCGCTCGGCGCGGCGATGTCGCAGCCGATCTTCCATGGCGGGGCTTTGTTCGCGGAGCGTCGCGCGTCGATCGATGCATACGACGCCGCCGTGCTGCACTACAAGTCGACGGTGCTCTCCGCGTTCCAGGATGTCGCGAATTCGCTGGCCGCGCTGGATAACGACGCGCAGACGCTCACCTCGGCGGACGTTGCCGCGGACGCCGCGCACGCCGCGTTCGACGATACGGCGTCGCGCCATCGCATGGGCGCGCTTCCGTCGTCGGCAACACACGCCAGCGAGTCCCGCTATCTCAACGCGCAGATCGGCTCGGTACGCGCAGCGAGCCAGCGCATGAGCGATACGGCGGCGTTGTTCCAGGCGATGGGGGAACTGCCCGTGGCGCAGCAGACGGCAGCGTCGACGCAATGA
- a CDS encoding efflux RND transporter periplasmic adaptor subunit, translating into MHRAPAVIAACSAILICGCHHDEAAVQEAKPVVARAVNAEGHIAGDSLPAQVQARYSTPLSFRVGGKIIERRVRIGDTVKAGQTVALLDPTDLQNNLVNARAQLDAAEHRLVFAKQQLDRDEAQARANLISTAQLEQTQDAYASALAQRTSALAQMALATDHLRYATLVADHDGAITSEDADTGQNVQATQAVYHLDWTGDIDIACDAPEATVNALAVGSKAHVTLPALPGKTFDASVREVSAAADPESRTWRVKLTLTSPGPEVRLGMTANVTFDTTGNASNGQSYTLPVTALFHRGEQPAVWVARTGSDTLELRPVTIARYDERSVSVSSGLHDGDRVVLQGVHAVSAGEHVQVVPPLHPGDFPS; encoded by the coding sequence ATGCACCGGGCACCCGCCGTCATCGCGGCGTGCAGCGCAATCCTCATTTGCGGATGCCATCACGACGAAGCCGCTGTGCAGGAGGCCAAGCCTGTGGTCGCGCGTGCCGTTAACGCAGAGGGGCATATCGCGGGCGACTCGTTGCCGGCGCAGGTGCAGGCGCGTTACTCCACGCCTCTTTCATTCCGCGTGGGAGGCAAAATCATCGAGCGGCGGGTGCGGATTGGCGACACGGTGAAAGCGGGGCAGACGGTCGCGCTGCTCGATCCGACCGATCTGCAAAACAACCTCGTCAACGCGCGCGCCCAACTCGATGCCGCTGAACATCGCCTCGTCTTCGCGAAGCAGCAGCTTGATCGCGACGAGGCGCAGGCACGTGCCAACCTGATTTCGACCGCGCAACTGGAGCAGACCCAGGACGCCTACGCTTCCGCGCTCGCGCAGCGCACTTCCGCGCTCGCGCAGATGGCACTTGCCACGGATCATCTGCGCTATGCGACGCTGGTTGCCGACCACGATGGCGCGATTACCTCGGAAGACGCCGATACCGGCCAGAACGTTCAGGCAACGCAAGCGGTGTATCACCTCGACTGGACCGGCGACATCGATATTGCTTGCGATGCGCCCGAAGCGACGGTGAATGCTCTGGCAGTCGGCAGCAAGGCGCACGTCACGCTGCCCGCGCTGCCGGGCAAGACTTTCGATGCATCGGTGCGCGAGGTGTCCGCCGCCGCTGATCCGGAAAGCCGCACCTGGCGGGTCAAGCTGACGCTGACTTCGCCGGGCCCGGAGGTGCGTCTCGGCATGACCGCGAACGTGACCTTCGATACCACTGGCAATGCCAGCAACGGACAGTCGTACACGTTGCCCGTCACGGCGCTGTTTCACCGGGGCGAGCAACCCGCCGTATGGGTGGCGCGCACGGGTAGCGACACGCTCGAACTGCGTCCGGTCACCATCGCGCGTTACGACGAACGCTCGGTATCGGTCAGCTCGGGCCTCCACGATGGCGACCGGGTCGTGCTGCAAGGCGTGCATGCGGTCAGCGCCGGCGAGCACGTGCAGGTCGTGCCGCCGCTGCATCCAGGGGACTTTCCGTCATGA
- a CDS encoding paraquat-inducible protein A, with protein sequence MEHRRLIACHECDLLMRKPADVGARVASCTRCAAKLGALAGVGASLDRICAVTLAALITFCIAQAFPVIELNANGMTSEATLVGAVRSLWTSDMRSVAAMVFCSSILFPLIELIAFLYLLVPLRIGKVPPRFNRVLRVVQLVRPWCMVEVFMLGVLVTIVKMVSIADVIAGPGLFALAGLTVMLAVVASFDPGRLWAVHERLTSARKTDIHWKRVAGRRERFLGAQRTREQARSSAMTAQRAGLVGCHACGLVQAHAAGRTHQRCSRCGHPLHQRRADSLTRTASLLLAAVFAYLPANLLPIMHASSLGRAEDDTILGGVAYFWTSGDWPLAVVVFVASVLVPMLKLAVLTLLTLTARRGSAWRPRECTALYRLVERIGRWSMLDVFVVALTVTLVHFGSFAVITAGPAALAFAAVVILTMLASHQFDPRLIWDDVDADKHCARTDRRSVH encoded by the coding sequence ATGGAACATCGCAGACTGATTGCCTGTCACGAATGCGATCTGCTGATGCGCAAGCCAGCGGACGTCGGAGCGCGCGTCGCGAGCTGCACGCGATGCGCAGCGAAGCTGGGCGCATTGGCGGGCGTCGGCGCGTCGCTCGACCGCATCTGCGCCGTGACGCTCGCCGCGTTGATCACGTTCTGCATCGCGCAGGCTTTCCCGGTGATCGAGCTGAATGCCAACGGCATGACGTCCGAAGCGACGCTCGTTGGCGCGGTGCGCTCGCTTTGGACAAGCGATATGCGCTCGGTCGCGGCGATGGTGTTTTGTTCATCGATACTCTTTCCGCTGATCGAGCTGATCGCCTTTCTTTATCTGCTGGTGCCGCTTCGCATCGGCAAGGTCCCGCCCCGTTTCAACCGGGTGTTGCGCGTCGTGCAACTGGTGCGTCCGTGGTGCATGGTCGAAGTATTCATGCTTGGCGTGCTCGTGACGATCGTGAAGATGGTCAGCATCGCCGACGTGATCGCGGGGCCTGGCCTCTTTGCATTGGCTGGGTTGACCGTGATGCTGGCCGTCGTCGCATCATTCGATCCTGGCCGGCTGTGGGCGGTCCACGAGCGGCTCACGTCTGCCCGCAAGACCGATATTCACTGGAAAAGAGTCGCTGGTCGACGCGAGCGCTTTCTGGGGGCGCAGCGAACGCGCGAACAGGCGCGTTCGTCCGCCATGACCGCACAGCGCGCAGGACTGGTCGGCTGTCACGCATGCGGTCTGGTTCAGGCGCACGCAGCAGGCCGGACGCACCAGCGCTGCTCGCGATGCGGGCACCCGCTACACCAACGCCGTGCAGACAGCCTCACGCGAACCGCCAGTCTGCTGCTTGCTGCCGTGTTCGCCTATCTCCCGGCCAATTTGCTCCCGATCATGCATGCGTCGTCGCTCGGCCGCGCCGAGGACGACACGATCCTGGGCGGCGTCGCGTACTTCTGGACTTCGGGCGACTGGCCGCTCGCCGTGGTGGTATTTGTCGCGAGCGTTCTCGTACCGATGCTCAAGCTGGCCGTTCTCACGCTTCTCACGCTAACCGCTCGTCGAGGCTCAGCCTGGCGGCCTCGGGAATGCACCGCGCTTTATCGGCTCGTCGAGCGTATCGGCCGCTGGTCGATGCTCGATGTTTTTGTCGTCGCACTGACCGTCACGCTCGTGCATTTCGGCTCTTTTGCGGTCATCACGGCAGGACCGGCCGCGCTCGCTTTTGCGGCGGTGGTGATCCTCACGATGCTCGCGTCGCATCAATTCGATCCACGGCTCATCTGGGACGACGTCGATGCAGACAAGCATTGCGCACGAACCGATCGGCGAAGCGTGCACTGA
- a CDS encoding intermembrane transport protein PqiB, translating to MHLPNLPSPEVRPRKRWLPSLIWLVPLICALIGIALVAKSVAEKGPVVTVTFDSAEGMEAGKTKVKYKDVDIGLVQAITLSKDLRRVIVSIQLGKDAARFATEGTRFWVVRPRVGANGISGLGTLLSGAYIGADIGRSADTQTAFVGLENPPIVTTGQRGHQYTLRGESLGSIDIGAPVFYHRIQAGQVVGFSLDPHGDGVIVNVFINAPFDQYVRTHTRWWHASGVDLRLDSNGLKLNTQSLATVVVGGLAFQSPPGQDSGALAADKAEFRLAADEQEAMREPDGQPLNIVMRFDQSLRGLSVGAPVDLRGIVLGGVTGIGIEYSEAQKSFSMKVSMALYPDRLSRRSNDALPDPNTPGGHELLQHLVTEGLRGQLRTGSLLTGQLYVALDMFPKAPRAGVDVSRNPIELPTVPNTLDELQVQVADIARKLNQVPFDKIGNNLNGALENANKLFGHMDTEVVPQARDTLAAAQKTFSTAETTLHQAAPMQSDIQDAMQQLTRTLQSLNALADYLERHPQALLFGKKGDQP from the coding sequence ATGCATCTTCCCAATCTGCCCAGCCCCGAAGTTCGGCCGCGCAAGCGCTGGCTGCCGTCCCTAATATGGTTAGTTCCCCTGATCTGCGCATTGATCGGCATTGCGCTCGTGGCGAAATCGGTCGCTGAAAAAGGGCCCGTCGTAACCGTCACCTTCGATAGCGCGGAAGGCATGGAGGCGGGCAAGACCAAGGTCAAGTACAAGGACGTGGACATCGGCCTCGTGCAAGCTATCACGCTGTCGAAGGATTTGCGGCGCGTAATCGTGAGCATCCAGCTCGGCAAGGACGCCGCGCGATTCGCAACAGAAGGCACACGGTTCTGGGTCGTGCGTCCGCGCGTCGGTGCCAACGGGATCTCGGGCCTCGGTACGTTGCTCTCGGGCGCCTACATCGGCGCGGATATCGGACGCTCGGCCGACACGCAAACCGCCTTTGTCGGACTTGAAAACCCGCCCATCGTCACGACGGGCCAACGGGGACATCAGTACACGCTGCGAGGCGAATCGCTCGGCTCGATCGATATCGGCGCGCCGGTTTTCTACCATCGTATCCAGGCCGGGCAGGTGGTCGGCTTCTCCCTCGACCCTCACGGCGACGGTGTGATCGTCAATGTGTTCATCAATGCGCCGTTCGATCAGTATGTCAGGACCCACACGCGCTGGTGGCACGCAAGCGGCGTCGATCTGCGTCTCGATTCGAACGGTCTGAAGCTCAATACCCAGTCTCTTGCGACCGTCGTGGTCGGCGGGCTGGCATTCCAGAGTCCGCCCGGTCAGGACAGCGGAGCGCTCGCAGCGGACAAGGCCGAGTTCCGGCTCGCGGCCGACGAGCAGGAGGCAATGCGCGAGCCTGACGGCCAGCCGCTCAATATCGTGATGCGATTCGACCAGTCGCTGCGAGGACTGTCCGTCGGCGCGCCGGTGGATCTTCGCGGGATCGTGCTGGGAGGGGTGACCGGCATCGGTATCGAATACAGCGAAGCGCAGAAGAGTTTCAGCATGAAGGTCTCGATGGCGCTATATCCCGACCGCCTGAGCCGACGCTCGAATGACGCGCTGCCCGACCCCAACACGCCGGGTGGTCACGAGCTGCTTCAGCACCTCGTGACGGAGGGGCTGCGCGGACAGTTGCGCACCGGCAGCCTGCTGACCGGCCAGCTCTACGTCGCGCTCGACATGTTCCCGAAGGCCCCTCGCGCGGGTGTCGATGTGAGCCGCAATCCGATCGAACTGCCGACCGTGCCGAACACGCTCGACGAGCTGCAGGTGCAGGTCGCGGACATCGCCCGAAAGCTGAACCAGGTTCCGTTTGACAAGATCGGGAACAACCTGAATGGTGCGCTCGAAAACGCCAACAAGCTGTTCGGTCATATGGACACCGAGGTCGTGCCGCAAGCGCGCGACACGCTGGCGGCCGCGCAAAAGACTTTCAGCACCGCCGAAACGACGCTTCATCAGGCTGCGCCGATGCAGTCCGACATTCAGGACGCGATGCAGCAACTGACGCGTACGTTGCAATCGCTGAATGCGCTTGCTGATTACCTCGAGCGCCATCCGCAGGCGCTGTTGTTTGGCAAGAAGGGAGACCAGCCATGA
- a CDS encoding TetR/AcrR family transcriptional regulator, with protein sequence MTTTTNRRTPKRSPRAAPSPAPVVEEREPRGARRKRETRARLLDAALRLMAEKGMEGVAINEITEAADVGFGSFYNHFESKEAIYSTLVDNVFEEFADMLDRLSGGIPDPAEVVAVSVRHTILRARHDPVWGRFLIREGFSAGMLSRGLGQRLLRDIGNGIEAKRFVVADPLIGFLAVGGTVLSAISAELNYVAPGATAAGVLEELGFNGEHLPERTAAMLLQTLGLKRAEAEKVAARPLPAAEETVEED encoded by the coding sequence ATGACGACCACGACCAATCGTCGGACCCCAAAACGCTCGCCGCGTGCGGCGCCCTCGCCGGCCCCCGTTGTCGAAGAGCGGGAGCCGCGCGGTGCTCGCCGCAAACGTGAAACCCGCGCCCGTCTGCTTGATGCCGCGCTGAGGCTGATGGCCGAGAAGGGCATGGAAGGCGTCGCAATCAACGAAATCACCGAGGCCGCTGATGTCGGCTTCGGCTCGTTCTATAACCACTTCGAGTCGAAAGAGGCGATCTATTCGACCCTCGTCGACAATGTGTTCGAGGAATTCGCGGACATGCTCGACCGCCTCTCGGGCGGTATCCCTGATCCCGCAGAGGTCGTGGCGGTTTCGGTCCGTCATACCATCCTTCGTGCGCGGCATGATCCGGTTTGGGGCCGATTCCTGATCCGAGAAGGTTTTTCCGCAGGCATGTTGAGCCGCGGGCTAGGCCAGCGGCTGCTGCGCGACATCGGCAACGGTATCGAGGCGAAGCGATTCGTCGTCGCCGATCCCTTGATTGGATTTCTCGCGGTAGGCGGCACGGTACTGTCCGCCATCTCGGCCGAACTGAACTACGTCGCGCCGGGCGCAACCGCAGCGGGCGTCCTTGAAGAACTCGGCTTCAATGGCGAGCACCTTCCCGAGCGTACGGCGGCCATGCTCCTGCAGACGCTCGGGCTCAAGCGCGCAGAAGCGGAGAAGGTCGCAGCGCGTCCGCTGCCGGCGGCAGAGGAAACCGTCGAGGAAGACTGA
- a CDS encoding PqiC family protein, with translation MIRILRPSLRGLPRAVAVAGLVFVGACASPSARFYTLATDSPAMPATSSATSAWRIDVRPVKVPAAVARSQLVVQVDAAQVKVLEDDRWASSLADEIRSALIAVVSRQAGMAGPGALVNGADVPVYQIAAEVQRFESWPRSHVLVDVVWNVRRSDGAGALTCHSVLSEPVSNGYQAIVDGHRRAIAIIAAQIAEVVRGLAASTADSPSRQAVASRKSAPNALSCPPVPGVAQLTDAAFVSQRAASKFPPRAVD, from the coding sequence ATGATCCGGATCTTACGCCCCTCGTTACGTGGGTTGCCGCGCGCAGTGGCCGTCGCGGGCCTCGTCTTCGTGGGGGCTTGCGCTTCGCCTTCAGCGCGCTTCTATACGCTCGCAACCGACTCACCGGCGATGCCCGCGACCAGTAGCGCAACCTCTGCCTGGCGCATCGACGTGCGGCCTGTGAAAGTGCCTGCCGCCGTCGCGAGAAGTCAGCTTGTCGTGCAGGTCGATGCGGCGCAAGTGAAGGTGTTGGAGGACGATCGTTGGGCTTCGTCGCTTGCGGACGAGATCCGCTCCGCGCTCATTGCCGTCGTCAGCCGACAGGCCGGCATGGCCGGACCCGGCGCGCTGGTGAACGGGGCAGACGTTCCCGTTTATCAGATCGCCGCCGAGGTCCAGCGTTTCGAATCGTGGCCTCGCTCGCATGTGCTGGTCGACGTCGTATGGAATGTGCGACGGTCGGACGGTGCGGGCGCACTGACCTGCCACAGCGTATTGAGCGAACCCGTGTCGAACGGCTATCAGGCGATCGTCGACGGTCACCGGCGCGCGATCGCCATCATCGCCGCGCAAATCGCCGAGGTGGTACGCGGGCTCGCCGCGAGTACGGCGGACAGCCCGTCAAGGCAGGCGGTGGCATCGCGCAAGAGCGCACCGAACGCCTTGTCCTGTCCTCCTGTCCCCGGCGTCGCCCAATTGACCGACGCCGCATTCGTCTCTCAACGAGCAGCAAGCAAATTTCCTCCGCGCGCCGTTGACTGA